The genomic segment AAGtaaattgatataaaagtaTGTCACAGTCATTTTTAGAGAAATCATAGATCAGATTTGTAAAATCAGAATAATagacttttaattatttattattcaatgataaTATACAATGCAATTAGAGATACTGCACCAAACATTAAAACCAAGAATACGCTATGAAAATAGTCTTGTTTAAAAcatgattaataaattaaattattattttaatactaagCCCATTTGCCTTTAGATCTGATAAGCTATTAATTAACAAATCACATGAATTGAAAGAGAAGAGAAAATTTCATTGTATAGGGTCATttacttattgttattttagtttGGGCAGAAATACTAATTACTAGTGTTAGTTAGATTTCTTAGCTACTGCAgtgtataaaaatattctttaaaattAGCAAATTCTCGTATTGatcttaaaataaaagtttgaaTTATATTACGTTGAAAGATTTAAATTAAAGCAATAGCTATGAATATCAAACTTATAAATAATCACAGGAATATTTAATGACAATTATTTCCATAATATACGCATTCTTTAGGACTGACGAGTAACGTAGAGACAACAATAATGCGTCTTACTCGCACTTGTAGGAGGGAGTGAGGGTCATTATTGTGTAGTTCTATGTCACCAGCAGTTGGcttaaaatttgtaaatttatttactaggAGTAAACATTCCAAAATACACTATATTTTACGATAAAATGTTTCACAGTCAATGAAAatttagtaattaattattccTGTAATTGCAACAATATGTAGAGTGTAAGGGACAGGTTGGTAAATACTAAAATAGCAAATCCAGACTATGCGTAAACCACTGGAATTTCATcccatattttttatactacGATATTTCATTTTATACTTCATTTACAAAGTGTATATTCAGCGAAAATACATCCCAAAAAATCTATTTTGAGCACTGAAACGGGCACAAAAGAGATGTTATTACATTAAGGAAAGAAAAACCTGAATACAAAATGTTTGTTTTCATTTCCGGGAAAAACTTAAGTTCGGGACAATGATTCACTTTTTGGGTTCACTTTTCAAGGTTTTGCCAAGCTGTTCTTTACACTCTGTAAGTATTTCGAAATTGTCAACTAAGCAATAATCATAAAAGGGTTCTTCATAAATAATTCATGTAAACGAAAAAGGTACATTTCGTTGTACGTTACATTGAGAAAAAATCTTTATAGTTTATTGCTTTGCTGATTTTTCAATAATACAGTATATAAAGTGATAATAAAAAGTAGCCACAATGAAATCCACCCATGGAATGGATTTCAGGGAGCCACTTTATTTATGGGCCTATAAAAATGCTTACCTTTGAGCCTCTTTCATTGAAGATTATTTCTACATCAAGTATCGTGCCATATTGCTGAAATATAAAACGTCAAATTAAATTTGCGGCCGCCACATCGTCTAATAACAACATCGATCAATCATGCCGTGcttgaataaaaaaactaagTGTCTACGTACCCCAAACATGTTTCTGAGATCGGGGTCTCTAAATCGGAAGGGGATGTTGGAGACGTGCAATCGCTTCGGTTGTGAGGCTTGTGAGACAGGGACGAGTGTTTTGTCCggcgtggcggcggcggcggcgttggCGCCGGCGGCGACGGCAGCGctgacggcggcggcggctgcgtgCGCGGCCGCGGCTTGCTGTGCGACCACCGCGGCGGCCTGTTGCGCGGCTACGGCCGCTGACACGCTCACGGGTGTATTTTCCTCATTCGACTCTCCCTCGCTTTGCTGTAAATATTTAACGTTAACCCTTAATTGCCGAAACAAACGTTTGAGCAAATCACTTTGGCAAACATTCCAACCGCAGTCCTGTGGTTGATTTATTGCCCAGAACAGAGTAAAGCATTTATTGATGGCCAATAAATATCCCTGGTATGACAGGCCGttccgtttgcaaaatattgtTTATCATTCAATTGAAAATCCTTACTCACTAATCTTTTGCAATCTTTTGCAAAATTGTGTAGTCCGCCGGTCATTAATCTTTATTATGATTGTACGATTAAAAACATgactaaaaaactaaataaatgaaGTCCAAGTACAGTATGATTAGGATTTGTAACACGAATAAACAGACGGCGGATACGGCCTTTTTGGTAGAGGTATCTGTCATGAAACATAAAAAATGTGGGTACATCTtcaaataacattaatttaaaatgaatgTGAAATTATGCCAACGGCTCCAAAGCTTGAGTTACCTATGTGCAGATGacagttaatattttttaattttacggATCTTTGCCGGCCTTTATTTGTTTTGCTTTATCAACTGTGAAAAGGAAAACAAAATTACGCAGGCCTTTTATACCGAAAAACCAACAACTTTTTTAATAAGATACTTGGGAGGGACGATTTGACCTTCCGAGTGAGGGAAATATTTAATACTATTTGCGCTACACAAAACGAGAGAGTCGTTTTGTAACGTTAGGCACAGAATACATTACTGAGCTAATATCTAATGTTTTTTACTAGACTAGATTCACTCGTGACCCTTTATTATTTGCTTAGTTGGTTGGGAGTATTTACAGACtctttgaatattaaaaatGGATCTTACCGAACTAGTATTTTGATCTATTGAATTTGGCTGGTGGGGTTGTGGAGGTGGTTGTGGTGAGAATGCTGCTGGCGGTAAGGGCGCCGGTGGCGGCGGGCCCTCGCTCTTGACGAGCGGAGGCTGCGGGGGCGCCGCGGGCCCGCCGGCCTCCGCCTTCACCCCCGCCAGGTCTCCGTTGGCCGCGTACTGcgcggccgccgccgccgccgccgccgccgcgggaAACGGGGCCGCCATGCCCGTCCCCACCATGTGCTGAAAATAACATACAACCATACATCAGAACAGATATCACAAACGAAATAATTAAATG from the Ostrinia nubilalis chromosome 5, ilOstNubi1.1, whole genome shotgun sequence genome contains:
- the LOC135072128 gene encoding RNA binding protein fox-1 homolog 3, coding for MAAPFPAAAAAAAAAAQYAANGDLAGVKAEAGGPAAPPQPPLVKSEGPPPPAPLPPAAFSPQPPPQPHQPNSIDQNTSSQSEGESNEENTPVSVSAAVAAQQAAAVVAQQAAAAHAAAAAVSAAVAAGANAAAAATPDKTLVPVSQASQPKRLHVSNIPFRFRDPDLRNMFGQYGTILDVEIIFNERGSKVNNATARVQTKKPPTVPNGLRVSGVTWPWLGAAPAAAPAPPLVLAPRAAQRPAGLRRAPRPAAPPPPPPHNHVTLPHVLPRAAAYATQLHAYAP